The following are encoded together in the Desulfobacterales bacterium genome:
- a CDS encoding ATP-binding protein yields MDVDNRFSKALMKMVEISNRADLAFNDKLQHILTEVVICFDAAKGSVMINREVEYLEVVASTDSKLIGVRQRISERSPATWVFLNAAPLYMEKGIQGRPMLRNKFQSYQKGAFLIAPIGCGDQVIGVVSVTEKKGADLFSEEEQQIIITFAGQLIGAIEKNQLTEALQERQRELEQRNYELEKLKKLRTELFNMLVHDLKGPISEVVANIDILSYTVQEENMEYVKAAQAGCDTLYRMISDLLDIARLEEGSLNLVREPIRPREMLSEAVSRVHSIARTRSVILQERCLSPLTDETCYGDRGLLVRVLQNFLMNAICHSPENEVVEIGCAIDKNGDIRCDVTDRGPGVAPEFQRAIFDKYFQVQKKNDGRLYATGLGLAFCKMAIDAHKGNIGVVSDGKKGSTFWFTIPGGES; encoded by the coding sequence ATGGACGTTGATAACAGATTCTCTAAAGCGCTCATGAAAATGGTGGAAATTTCCAACCGGGCCGATCTTGCCTTCAATGACAAGCTTCAGCATATTTTAACTGAAGTCGTTATTTGTTTCGATGCCGCAAAAGGCTCTGTCATGATCAATCGGGAAGTGGAGTACCTGGAGGTTGTCGCCTCCACGGATTCCAAATTAATCGGCGTCCGGCAGCGGATTTCCGAACGATCTCCCGCTACATGGGTTTTTCTCAACGCGGCCCCGCTATATATGGAAAAAGGTATTCAAGGCCGGCCCATGCTCAGAAATAAATTTCAATCTTATCAAAAAGGTGCTTTTCTGATTGCGCCGATTGGGTGCGGCGATCAGGTGATTGGCGTGGTGAGCGTAACGGAAAAAAAAGGCGCGGATCTTTTTTCCGAGGAAGAACAACAGATTATCATAACGTTTGCGGGGCAGCTCATCGGCGCGATCGAAAAGAACCAGTTGACTGAAGCCCTGCAAGAGCGGCAGCGGGAGTTGGAACAGAGAAATTACGAACTGGAAAAACTGAAAAAACTCCGGACGGAGCTTTTCAATATGCTGGTTCATGACTTAAAAGGGCCTATTTCCGAGGTTGTGGCCAATATCGACATTCTTTCCTATACCGTTCAGGAAGAGAATATGGAATATGTCAAAGCCGCCCAGGCGGGGTGCGATACGCTTTATCGCATGATATCCGACTTGTTGGATATTGCGCGATTGGAAGAAGGAAGCCTGAACCTGGTCCGAGAACCCATCAGGCCCCGGGAAATGCTCTCGGAGGCCGTATCCAGAGTTCACAGCATCGCCAGAACCAGATCCGTTATTCTGCAGGAAAGATGTCTGTCGCCGCTAACGGATGAAACGTGTTATGGTGATCGGGGATTGCTGGTGCGGGTGCTACAAAATTTTTTGATGAATGCGATTTGCCATTCACCGGAAAACGAAGTCGTCGAGATCGGCTGTGCGATCGATAAAAACGGAGATATTCGGTGTGATGTGACGGACCGGGGTCCGGGGGTTGCTCCGGAATTTCAGAGAGCCATCTTCGATAAATATTTCCAGGTGCAAAAGAAAAACGATGGCCGGTTATACGCCACCGGCCTGGGGCTGGCTTTCTGCAAGATGGCGATTGATGCGCATAAAGGGAATATCGGTGTCGTAAGCGACGGGAAAAAGGGCAGCACATTTTGGTTCACTATTCCCGGTGGTGAATCATAG
- a CDS encoding hotdog domain-containing protein has translation MKILTHQTINAQLCGTPLAVATGFSRVELSAIPKMAVDEFGLVHGGFIFGLADYAAMIAVNDPNVTLGAAEVRFTKPVRVGDHVIAEARVLSEDGKKRLVQVFVLREDETVFEGRFTCFVLAKHVLA, from the coding sequence ATGAAAATCCTTACGCACCAAACAATCAATGCACAGTTATGCGGCACCCCCCTGGCGGTTGCAACGGGTTTCAGTCGCGTTGAACTGTCGGCCATTCCAAAAATGGCGGTGGATGAGTTCGGTCTGGTCCATGGCGGGTTCATTTTTGGCCTGGCCGATTATGCGGCCATGATCGCCGTCAATGATCCGAATGTCACCTTAGGTGCCGCCGAAGTACGGTTTACAAAGCCTGTGCGCGTCGGGGACCACGTCATTGCGGAAGCGCGCGTTCTATCGGAAGACGGTAAAAAGCGATTGGTTCAAGTATTTGTTCTTCGTGAAGACGAAACCGTATTTGAGGGTCGCTTCACCTGCTTTGTTCTGGCCAAGCATGTGCTGGCTTGA
- a CDS encoding ParA family protein, whose protein sequence is MGHVICIASQKGGTGKTTTAVNLAASLALFEKRTLVVDCDPLGNATTGIGSNKDLISYSIFDALAGKIPFSGVTLSTCLSHLFLVPASNDLFLIESRGTPGIDCERVLPGLIRNTANEYDYIIIDSPPSLGYLCMSALASADYLIIPTQRRLFSFEGLSPLLSLIQMVRFRTNAKLKVTGILLTMVETDGCSSTEKTPDFLSSLKGRIFKTVIPMDATLADASDHGKPGVLYDITASGPAAYLNLAQEMHKMLSS, encoded by the coding sequence ATGGGGCATGTCATATGCATAGCTAGCCAAAAAGGGGGCACCGGTAAAACAACAACGGCTGTTAATCTTGCCGCTTCACTCGCCTTATTTGAAAAAAGAACGCTGGTTGTGGACTGCGACCCGCTGGGAAATGCCACGACGGGAATCGGATCAAATAAGGACTTGATTTCATACAGCATTTTTGACGCATTAGCGGGAAAAATCCCTTTCTCCGGCGTAACTTTAAGCACCTGCCTGTCACATTTATTCCTTGTCCCTGCCTCAAATGATCTTTTTTTGATCGAGAGCAGGGGGACACCCGGCATCGATTGCGAACGGGTCTTGCCGGGGCTGATTCGGAATACGGCCAATGAATATGATTATATTATCATCGATTCACCACCTTCATTGGGATATCTTTGCATGAGCGCGTTGGCATCCGCGGATTATCTGATTATTCCCACGCAACGTCGCCTATTCTCCTTTGAGGGACTGAGCCCGTTATTGTCCTTAATTCAAATGGTTAGATTCCGAACAAACGCCAAGCTCAAAGTCACCGGCATTTTACTCACAATGGTTGAAACAGACGGTTGCTCATCCACTGAAAAAACACCGGATTTCCTCAGCAGCCTAAAAGGCCGCATTTTTAAAACCGTTATTCCAATGGACGCCACGCTGGCCGACGCTTCGGATCATGGGAAACCGGGAGTGCTCTATGATATCACGGCTTCCGGCCCCGCGGCCTACCTTAACCTGGCACAAGAAATGCATAAAATGTTGTCGTCCTAA
- a CDS encoding SUMF1/EgtB/PvdO family nonheme iron enzyme: MPISAAGVETAIAGLRYRNPSALKSRLLAAIAGYYEGVEFPESVRVVPTDDLIQKVWELENDPAQIISKRKNFNSIKSAINADLKRAWQEGNNPEGITIGPENMFAMSREAKDQMLDSISESVQGAGALKMEQIGEALKLVSAFLSSRQDEGMPAEMAQLQTLVEKLTRETGKGDLSQYDILKKGEHTTGPVNIDQEGKAPAVSSPSDSYGDASHRMSDDMTDGVNIMTDAPAESDDNKASPDAFEVTETFDPELEEEIEMVDADAFEDMEEIDEIEEKSTDETDEALYLEEFDSIEEFESDTEAYADEQFLDNADLVEEVEAADEPDGIESDAVEEIDGELIEDVDVEAGDEAGILASEIEVDEIVEGIDEVLNEASEDYDEILEDEAIEDEEGVAEEADGRAEGAEPDRLDSWMEEIGLPIGLSDEEKIDFENTTLDSERKKNLAARFDGFLGAMERYYNQFATVPKGTYRVGDTDTADDVLLLKQVSLGEYYMGKFPVTNAVFEVFVDRTGYVTTAEKLGYGTVYYGRFQKIVNEKTGQAHSRWRPTHTREKVKGATWYQPLGPGSNLHNKRNHPVVQVSLQDAMSFAAWTGKRLPSEIEWEAAARSPDGRLLPWGKIWLENCCNIEGAGISDTTPVDQYINGENPFGIVDLLGNVLEWTSDPCQPKFSLNREIVYYIAKGGGWIADQSLRLTTRHRLPADFSANILGFRCLID; encoded by the coding sequence ATGCCGATATCGGCTGCGGGTGTTGAAACGGCGATAGCCGGGCTGAGATATCGAAATCCGTCGGCGCTGAAAAGCAGATTGCTGGCTGCTATTGCCGGGTATTACGAAGGGGTTGAATTTCCCGAGTCCGTGAGGGTCGTGCCCACCGATGACCTCATACAAAAAGTATGGGAACTCGAAAATGATCCTGCCCAAATCATTTCCAAAAGAAAAAACTTCAACAGCATCAAATCCGCTATCAATGCCGATTTAAAAAGGGCTTGGCAGGAGGGAAACAATCCCGAGGGAATTACCATCGGTCCTGAAAACATGTTTGCCATGTCCAGGGAAGCCAAAGATCAAATGCTCGACTCTATTTCAGAATCGGTTCAAGGCGCAGGGGCATTGAAGATGGAGCAGATTGGTGAAGCACTTAAACTCGTTTCAGCGTTTTTGTCTTCCAGGCAGGATGAGGGGATGCCCGCCGAGATGGCGCAGCTTCAAACCCTGGTTGAAAAATTAACCCGGGAAACCGGCAAAGGCGATTTGTCCCAATATGACATTCTGAAAAAAGGAGAACATACGACCGGGCCGGTGAATATCGATCAGGAGGGTAAAGCGCCTGCGGTATCCTCACCCTCTGATTCTTATGGCGACGCTTCACATCGAATGTCGGATGATATGACGGACGGCGTCAATATAATGACGGATGCACCTGCTGAAAGTGATGACAATAAAGCGTCTCCGGATGCGTTTGAGGTGACGGAAACCTTCGATCCGGAATTGGAAGAAGAAATCGAAATGGTGGATGCGGATGCTTTTGAGGATATGGAGGAAATAGATGAAATAGAGGAAAAATCGACTGATGAGACGGATGAGGCGTTATATTTGGAAGAATTCGATAGCATAGAAGAATTTGAATCGGACACTGAGGCATATGCGGACGAACAATTTTTAGATAATGCCGACCTTGTGGAAGAAGTGGAGGCGGCGGATGAGCCTGATGGAATAGAGTCCGATGCGGTGGAAGAAATTGATGGTGAATTGATCGAGGATGTTGATGTGGAAGCGGGTGATGAAGCGGGCATATTGGCTTCTGAAATAGAAGTGGATGAGATTGTCGAAGGAATAGACGAGGTTTTGAATGAGGCATCCGAAGACTATGACGAGATATTGGAAGATGAAGCCATCGAGGATGAAGAGGGTGTCGCGGAAGAAGCGGATGGCCGAGCTGAGGGAGCCGAACCGGACCGGCTCGACAGTTGGATGGAGGAGATCGGCCTTCCGATCGGTTTGTCGGATGAGGAGAAAATTGATTTTGAAAATACGACGCTTGATTCGGAGCGGAAAAAAAATCTTGCCGCTCGATTCGACGGTTTTCTCGGCGCCATGGAAAGGTATTATAACCAGTTTGCTACGGTACCGAAGGGTACCTATCGGGTGGGGGATACCGACACCGCCGATGATGTGCTGCTGCTGAAGCAGGTTTCGCTGGGTGAGTACTATATGGGAAAATTCCCCGTGACCAATGCCGTGTTCGAGGTCTTTGTCGACCGGACCGGTTACGTCACGACGGCTGAAAAATTAGGATATGGTACGGTTTATTATGGGCGGTTTCAAAAAATAGTGAATGAGAAAACCGGTCAAGCGCATTCTCGCTGGCGCCCCACTCACACTCGGGAAAAAGTGAAGGGTGCGACGTGGTATCAACCCCTTGGTCCGGGAAGCAATCTTCACAACAAGCGAAATCACCCGGTTGTGCAGGTCAGTCTGCAGGATGCCATGAGTTTTGCTGCCTGGACTGGAAAGCGCTTGCCCAGCGAAATTGAGTGGGAGGCCGCGGCCAGATCACCGGACGGCCGATTGCTTCCCTGGGGGAAGATTTGGCTGGAAAATTGCTGCAACATTGAAGGTGCCGGGATTTCAGACACAACCCCCGTGGATCAGTATATCAACGGCGAGAATCCCTTTGGAATTGTTGATTTGCTCGGCAATGTGCTGGAATGGACGAGTGATCCGTGTCAGCCTAAATTTTCCCTTAACAGGGAGATTGTGTATTATATCGCCAAAGGGGGTGGGTGGATTGCAGACCAGTCCCTGCGATTAACGACCCGGCACCGTCTTCCCGCTGATTTTAGTGCCAATATTCTCGGCTTTCGGTGTTTGATAGATTGA
- a CDS encoding radical SAM protein produces MVDILLVQPPIRDFYLTAKRTVPYGLASIAAALGAKGFSVNLLDGLASAKSRPLQPPLEMSYLADYYGRPDSSPFGLFHQFRHFGYSYQHIQKMAQSSGAFLVGISALFTPYIEEAFATARAIRAALPTCNIVLGGHHPTALPAHAMTCPHVDFVLRGEGENSLPALALAIKNGTPLSEVPGLVFRRKDGALHVGAPAVMTSLNDAPPPARRLIRDDFYRRKGRGATVIVTSRGCPMTCSYCALGNHQLYPYRRRRLDDVLEEIADAVLHHDARFIDFEDENLSLDRDWFLTLLRAITTNFGRFELELRAMNGLFPPTLDDEVIAAMKAAGFRTLNLSLGSACPDQLQRFHRPNVRRSFDRALETAEKHGMDAVGYIIVGAPWQNPEDSLTDLLFLTARRVLAGVSVYYPAPASKDYEICDALGLLPEAFSLMRASTLPISHTTTRLEAVTLVRLGRMINFMKEIIDSGTPLPQPASPDSYGQIAIEDREPLGILLLSWFLFDGRIWGVTPQGECYPHRVSPALTSSFLKRLRDRPLRGRLSKSA; encoded by the coding sequence ATGGTTGACATTCTTCTGGTGCAACCGCCGATTCGAGATTTTTATCTTACCGCAAAGCGGACCGTGCCCTATGGGTTGGCGTCCATCGCCGCAGCACTTGGTGCAAAGGGATTCAGCGTAAACCTACTGGACGGGCTGGCATCGGCCAAATCACGCCCCCTGCAGCCCCCCCTCGAAATGAGCTATCTTGCGGACTATTATGGCCGGCCGGATTCAAGTCCATTCGGGCTCTTTCACCAATTCAGGCATTTTGGATACAGTTATCAACATATTCAAAAAATGGCCCAATCCTCGGGCGCCTTTCTGGTGGGCATTTCCGCTCTGTTTACGCCTTATATTGAGGAGGCCTTCGCCACGGCCAGGGCAATTCGCGCCGCGCTTCCAACTTGCAACATCGTTTTGGGCGGCCATCACCCCACGGCACTGCCCGCTCACGCCATGACTTGTCCCCATGTGGATTTTGTATTGCGCGGTGAGGGAGAAAATTCCCTGCCGGCCCTGGCCCTGGCCATCAAAAACGGGACGCCACTATCGGAAGTGCCCGGCCTTGTTTTCAGAAGAAAGGACGGTGCGCTTCATGTCGGTGCGCCGGCCGTGATGACGTCGCTGAATGACGCGCCCCCGCCCGCCCGCCGCCTGATTCGCGATGACTTTTATCGCCGCAAGGGAAGAGGCGCCACGGTCATTGTGACCAGCCGCGGATGCCCCATGACGTGCAGCTACTGCGCGCTTGGCAACCATCAGCTTTATCCCTATCGAAGGCGACGCCTTGATGACGTATTGGAAGAAATCGCCGATGCAGTGCTTCACCACGACGCCCGTTTTATCGATTTTGAGGATGAAAACCTTTCGCTCGACCGCGATTGGTTTCTCACCTTGCTTCGCGCCATCACAACGAATTTCGGACGATTTGAGCTCGAGCTTCGGGCCATGAACGGCCTGTTTCCGCCGACCCTGGATGATGAAGTGATCGCGGCCATGAAAGCGGCAGGGTTTCGCACCCTGAATCTGTCTCTGGGCAGCGCCTGCCCGGACCAGCTTCAGCGGTTTCACCGGCCGAATGTTCGCCGATCCTTTGACCGGGCGCTTGAAACCGCTGAAAAACACGGCATGGATGCGGTAGGATATATTATCGTGGGCGCCCCGTGGCAAAACCCGGAGGACTCCTTAACCGATCTTTTGTTCTTAACGGCCCGGCGGGTACTGGCCGGTGTCTCCGTTTATTACCCGGCGCCGGCCAGCAAAGACTATGAGATCTGCGACGCATTGGGCCTTTTGCCGGAAGCCTTTTCCCTCATGCGCGCCAGCACGCTTCCCATCTCGCATACCACCACACGGCTGGAGGCCGTCACCCTAGTGCGACTCGGCCGAATGATCAACTTCATGAAAGAGATCATCGACTCAGGGACTCCGCTGCCGCAACCCGCATCCCCCGATTCGTACGGCCAAATCGCGATTGAAGATCGGGAACCCCTCGGCATTCTGTTATTAAGCTGGTTTTTATTCGACGGCCGCATTTGGGGCGTTACCCCGCAAGGGGAATGTTACCCCCATCGCGTATCACCCGCGCTCACCTCATCCTTCCTCAAGCGGCTTCGGGACCGCCCTTTGCGCGGCAGGCTTTCTAAAAGCGCATAG
- the alr gene encoding alanine racemase gives MSDSLVRATIDLSAIAHNARELRRITHPSARFMAVVKANAYGHGIVAVARTALMNGADALGVARIEEGMALRNAGIFAPILLFGALPPTRLDALIQYDITATIFSLQTARMLSRIGVSVGKKIRAHIKIDTGMGRLGLLPDSMRQGEEDPLNPRELISEITDITRMKGIDIEGIYTHFACADMPASTYTAKQFELFITLLYQLSTIGIDIPIKHAANSAAIIAHPETHLNMVRPGISLYGLYPSGEIDHDKILLKPAMALSSQIIQLNKVRSGFSISYGCTGQTQRDTLIATLPVGYADGLNRLLSNRGQMLVRGLRAPVVGRICMDLTMIDVGHIPGVDIGDEVVLFGQQGNETLSVDEIASTLNTIHYEIVIGISERVPRVYVNG, from the coding sequence ATGAGCGATTCTCTTGTCAGGGCGACCATCGATCTGTCCGCCATTGCCCATAACGCCCGGGAGTTGCGCCGCATCACCCATCCCTCCGCCCGATTCATGGCCGTGGTGAAAGCAAACGCTTACGGCCACGGCATTGTGGCTGTCGCCCGCACCGCGCTCATGAACGGAGCCGATGCACTCGGCGTGGCGCGCATCGAGGAAGGAATGGCTCTTCGAAATGCCGGAATTTTCGCCCCGATTCTTCTTTTCGGCGCGCTGCCACCAACGCGCCTCGACGCCCTGATTCAATATGATATCACCGCCACGATTTTCTCCCTTCAGACAGCCCGAATGCTGTCCCGAATCGGCGTGTCCGTCGGGAAAAAAATTCGTGCTCACATCAAAATCGATACCGGCATGGGCCGCTTGGGCCTGCTGCCCGATTCGATGCGGCAGGGAGAGGAAGACCCGTTGAATCCTCGGGAACTGATTTCCGAAATTACGGACATCACCCGAATGAAGGGCATCGACATTGAGGGCATCTACACCCACTTTGCCTGCGCCGACATGCCGGCCAGCACTTACACCGCGAAGCAGTTCGAGCTTTTTATCACCCTGCTATATCAGCTCTCAACTATCGGAATTGATATTCCCATTAAACATGCCGCCAACAGCGCGGCGATCATCGCACATCCCGAAACCCATTTGAACATGGTTCGCCCCGGCATATCCCTATATGGGCTCTATCCTTCCGGGGAAATAGACCACGATAAAATTCTGTTAAAGCCCGCCATGGCATTAAGCTCCCAAATTATTCAATTGAATAAGGTCCGGTCCGGCTTTAGCATTAGCTACGGCTGCACCGGACAGACCCAAAGGGACACACTCATCGCCACCCTCCCGGTGGGATATGCCGATGGATTAAACCGTCTGCTTTCCAATCGCGGCCAGATGCTCGTCCGGGGTCTCAGAGCGCCGGTAGTCGGAAGAATCTGTATGGATCTGACCATGATCGATGTGGGGCATATTCCCGGCGTCGACATCGGGGACGAGGTCGTCCTGTTCGGACAACAGGGAAACGAGACCCTTTCGGTGGATGAAATCGCTTCAACCCTGAACACCATCCATTATGAAATTGTCATCGGCATCTCCGAAAGGGTTCCCAGGGTCTACGTAAATGGTTGA
- a CDS encoding aminotransferase class IV — protein MASIFYVDGQFVEAQNATIPVDDLALLRGYGVFDFLRTYNGKPFYLEAHVNRLFQSAAGIGLHLPWSKPQVIDIVTETLAKNHYSESNIRILVTGGSSDDGITPMGNSRLLVMITGLKPKPAWWYEKGVSLATYRTERDFPCAKSINYIAAIHALRKAEKAGAVEALYIGEDQHVLECTTSNFFGFKGDTLVTPDSNILPGITRQVVLELASKVFRVEQRPVSLEELPRLDEVFITSSTREVLPIVRIDDMTFSQGKPGSRTLHVMRLFSDFVKEYARSR, from the coding sequence ATGGCAAGTATATTTTATGTAGATGGACAATTTGTCGAAGCGCAAAACGCCACCATTCCGGTGGATGATTTGGCCCTGCTGCGGGGCTACGGCGTCTTTGATTTTCTTCGAACCTATAACGGCAAACCATTTTATTTAGAGGCGCATGTGAATCGCCTCTTTCAATCCGCAGCCGGCATCGGCCTTCACCTGCCTTGGTCAAAGCCGCAAGTCATCGATATCGTAACGGAAACGTTGGCGAAGAATCATTATTCGGAGAGCAATATTCGAATTCTGGTCACCGGCGGTTCAAGTGACGATGGAATCACCCCTATGGGAAACAGCCGGCTGCTCGTGATGATCACCGGCCTCAAGCCAAAGCCTGCGTGGTGGTATGAAAAGGGCGTATCACTTGCAACCTACAGAACGGAACGCGATTTTCCGTGTGCAAAAAGCATCAATTACATCGCCGCTATTCACGCCCTTCGGAAAGCTGAAAAGGCCGGCGCCGTGGAAGCTCTCTATATCGGTGAGGACCAACATGTATTGGAATGCACCACCAGCAATTTCTTCGGCTTTAAGGGCGACACACTGGTGACGCCGGATTCGAATATTCTTCCGGGCATCACCCGGCAGGTGGTTCTGGAACTCGCATCCAAAGTGTTCAGGGTTGAACAAAGACCGGTTTCGCTGGAAGAATTACCCCGGCTTGACGAAGTATTTATTACGTCTTCAACCCGGGAAGTCCTTCCGATTGTCCGCATTGATGACATGACTTTCAGTCAAGGAAAACCCGGTTCAAGGACCCTTCACGTCATGCGCCTTTTTTCCGATTTTGTGAAAGAATACGCCCGATCACGGTAA
- a CDS encoding 30S ribosomal protein S1, protein MDDDIQNENDEESFAALFESYNQGMSQDIQIGDKIKGQIISIGRDTVFLDTGTKIDGAADRAELLDEDGNLPYQLGDELELYVTAMTESEIILSKAISGIGGVNLLQDAHAQRIPVEGKVSATCKGGFNVEILQRRAFCPISQMDIVHIETPDDYVGQRFSFLITRFEENGRNIVVSRRQLLQQEKDALQKEIFDKLTINSEWDGQVTRILPFGAFVDIAGGIEGMVHISELSWSRVETPQEVIQVGDTVRVKIIGIKPSEEGKNRPKISLSIKQVQGDPWDQLNGKLKAGDIVEGKVTRCASFGAFVEIFPGIEGLVHISEMSYEKRVVNAEDIVRPKDRISVLVKDVDLEKRRITLSIRETKADPWTSFKDNYASGQRITGTLEKKEKFGFFIQLAPGVTGLLPQSKINQTPDRADFEKLKPGDSVSVLIEEIKPNEKKVTLAPGDGGDAQDWKNHTQKDSIGLGDLGEKLRQALQTNEKKSS, encoded by the coding sequence ATGGACGATGATATTCAAAACGAAAACGATGAAGAAAGTTTTGCCGCGCTTTTCGAAAGCTACAACCAGGGTATGAGTCAGGATATACAAATCGGCGACAAAATCAAAGGCCAGATTATTTCCATCGGCCGGGACACGGTATTTCTGGATACGGGCACCAAAATCGACGGGGCGGCCGACCGCGCTGAATTATTGGATGAAGATGGTAACCTTCCTTACCAGTTGGGCGATGAGCTGGAACTCTACGTAACCGCCATGACGGAAAGCGAGATCATTCTTTCGAAGGCCATTTCAGGAATCGGCGGCGTCAACCTGTTACAAGATGCCCATGCCCAAAGAATTCCGGTCGAAGGCAAGGTTTCCGCCACCTGTAAGGGCGGATTTAACGTGGAAATACTGCAACGCCGAGCGTTCTGTCCGATCAGCCAGATGGACATCGTGCATATCGAAACGCCGGACGACTACGTCGGCCAGCGATTTTCGTTTTTAATCACGCGGTTTGAAGAAAACGGCCGCAATATCGTGGTATCCCGCAGGCAACTGCTGCAGCAGGAAAAAGATGCCCTGCAAAAAGAGATATTCGACAAGCTCACCATCAATTCCGAATGGGACGGTCAGGTCACCCGGATTTTGCCCTTTGGCGCATTTGTGGATATTGCGGGCGGGATCGAGGGAATGGTACATATCAGCGAATTAAGCTGGTCCCGGGTCGAAACCCCGCAGGAAGTGATTCAGGTCGGCGACACCGTGCGTGTCAAAATCATCGGGATCAAGCCATCGGAAGAGGGAAAAAACCGCCCCAAAATCAGCCTTTCCATCAAACAGGTGCAGGGCGATCCGTGGGACCAGTTGAACGGTAAGTTAAAAGCCGGTGATATTGTCGAGGGAAAAGTCACGCGATGCGCCAGTTTCGGCGCGTTTGTGGAAATTTTTCCCGGCATCGAAGGATTGGTGCATATCAGCGAAATGAGCTACGAAAAACGCGTGGTAAACGCCGAGGATATCGTCCGTCCCAAGGACAGGATCAGCGTACTCGTCAAGGATGTGGATTTGGAAAAGCGACGCATCACCTTGAGCATTCGCGAAACCAAGGCGGATCCCTGGACAAGCTTCAAGGATAATTACGCGTCCGGTCAACGGATTACCGGCACTTTGGAGAAAAAAGAAAAATTCGGTTTTTTCATTCAACTGGCGCCTGGCGTCACCGGCCTTTTGCCGCAATCCAAAATCAATCAAACCCCGGACCGGGCCGATTTTGAAAAGCTGAAACCCGGAGACAGCGTTTCCGTTCTGATCGAGGAAATCAAACCCAACGAGAAAAAGGTGACCCTTGCGCCCGGAGATGGCGGCGATGCGCAGGACTGGAAAAATCACACGCAAAAGGACAGCATCGGCTTGGGCGATCTGGGAGAAAAGCTGAGGCAGGCGCTACAAACGAACGAAAAAAAATCATCCTGA
- a CDS encoding arginase family protein — translation MISEIIEKDSCVDTDGIPSQSLAQVYGAKIFTAKEVHNEGHERILDLIQEGAECLVTIDCDGLDPSIMPAVKAPVPGGLLFQQGIDLIHHISKKANVKGFNLIEFVPEKDVNGFGCLDCCPYYF, via the coding sequence GTGATTTCAGAAATTATCGAGAAAGATTCATGCGTTGATACCGACGGGATACCGTCTCAATCCTTAGCACAAGTCTACGGGGCGAAAATTTTCACTGCAAAAGAGGTGCATAACGAGGGGCACGAGCGGATACTGGATCTGATTCAGGAAGGCGCAGAGTGTTTGGTGACGATCGATTGCGATGGCCTGGATCCATCGATTATGCCAGCCGTCAAGGCGCCTGTTCCGGGAGGGTTGTTGTTTCAACAAGGTATCGATCTGATTCATCACATTTCAAAAAAAGCGAATGTTAAAGGATTCAATCTGATCGAGTTTGTTCCTGAGAAGGATGTCAACGGATTTGGGTGCCTTGACTGCTGCCCGTATTATTTTTAA
- a CDS encoding oxidoreductase: MSKVWFITGATRGIGAEIARAALLAGNKVVATGRKPENATRALGVSTDLLVAALDVTRQEQIQSAVQAAKKRFGRIDILVNNAGYGQLGVFEEIPLEAIRAQYDTNVFGLMAVTHAVIPGMRQQRSGRIFNISSVGGLKGFFGGSIYNSSKFAIEGFSQSIAEELAPFGVFVTAISPGYFRTDFLDSRSVKYADVTISDYAQASEDFRAFQGHHHLNQTGDPAKLAEAILRLAEVNNPPVSFVAGSDGIKWAMKAIRTLQEQIDNWRELSVSTDGMWE; this comes from the coding sequence ATGAGCAAGGTATGGTTCATTACAGGCGCCACTCGCGGCATTGGCGCCGAGATCGCAAGGGCCGCACTCTTAGCCGGCAACAAGGTTGTCGCCACCGGTCGAAAGCCGGAGAACGCAACAAGAGCGCTTGGCGTTTCCACCGACCTTTTGGTCGCGGCCCTGGACGTTACGCGCCAAGAGCAAATCCAATCCGCCGTTCAGGCGGCAAAGAAGCGATTCGGTCGTATTGACATTCTTGTCAACAATGCCGGTTACGGGCAACTAGGTGTCTTCGAAGAGATACCCCTTGAGGCAATCCGCGCTCAATACGATACGAATGTCTTCGGTCTCATGGCCGTCACCCATGCGGTCATTCCCGGCATGCGTCAGCAACGCAGCGGGCGTATCTTCAACATTTCCTCCGTCGGTGGTTTGAAAGGTTTTTTCGGTGGATCGATTTATAATTCCAGCAAGTTCGCCATCGAGGGGTTTTCCCAATCAATTGCCGAAGAACTCGCTCCTTTTGGTGTTTTCGTCACAGCCATCTCTCCCGGCTACTTTCGGACCGATTTCCTCGATTCCCGTTCTGTGAAATATGCTGACGTGACGATCAGCGACTACGCTCAGGCCTCAGAGGATTTCCGTGCTTTTCAAGGCCACCATCATCTTAATCAGACTGGTGATCCCGCAAAGCTGGCCGAGGCCATTCTTCGCCTTGCCGAAGTCAACAATCCGCCCGTATCGTTTGTGGCTGGATCGGACGGTATCAAGTGGGCGATGAAGGCGATCAGGACACTTCAGGAGCAGATCGATAATTGGCGTGAGCTCTCGGTGAGCACAGACGGCATGTGGGAATAA